The following coding sequences lie in one Fusarium poae strain DAOMC 252244 chromosome 1, whole genome shotgun sequence genomic window:
- a CDS encoding hypothetical protein (SECRETED:SignalP(1-21)~TransMembrane:1 (n3-14c21/22o211-233i)~BUSCO:58123at5125) encodes MHFSLSTVLALGALHTFGVNAQDCINTCIENVKPTVGCADPADASCVCVSNDFVKGVAECARAPECAAADDAIANGISNGFCVGQQVPAFPGAATTPVESAATSEAVATTSEAPAAPETTAAETTPAVLPESSEPPVTSEAAATSEAPETTPTDPAESAESSATEEASTSSTSANNSSATTEAAGAAATDSAEVEHEDETVGGGMSGGAKAGVGIGVTIGVLALLGMAGFFFWKKRQNQQNLPRGNMDDMSPPMATRDRSYPAPDQGSIGEKHGYDLELMSHRYEDMLPREEPRHMV; translated from the exons ATGCACTTTTCTCTCTCAACCGTTTTGGCGCTGGGCGCCCTCCACACTTTTGGTGTCAATGCTCAGGACTGTATT AACACCTGCATTGAGAACGTCAAACCCACTGTTGGATGTGCAGATCCTGCTGATGCCAGTTGCGTTTGCGTTTCCAACGACTTTGTTAAAGGCGTTGCCGAATGCGCAAGAGCACCTGAATGCGCGGCTGCGGATGATGCCATCGCAAATGGCATAAGCAACGGATTCTGTGTCG GCCAACAGGTGCCTGCTTTCCCAGGCGCTGCTACGACCCCCGTTGAGAGTGCAGCGACATCTGAAGCAGTAGCAACAACATCCGAAGCCCCTGCCGCACCTGAAACTACTGCCGCAGAAACGACTCCTGCAGTGCTTCCGGAATCCTCGGAGCCACCCGTGACTTCTGAAGCTGCGGCTACTTCAGAAGCTCCTGAGACTACTCCCACTGATCCAGCTGAATCGGCCGAATCTAGT GCTACCGAGGAAGCTTCTACTTCTTCCACTAGTGCCAACAACTCATCGGCAACCACTGAAGCAGCCGGTGCTGCCGCCACTGATTCGGCGGAAGTTGAACATGAGGACGAAACTGTTGGAGGTGGAATGTCTGGTGGTGCCAAAGCTGGCGTCGGTATTGGTGTCACCATTGGCGTCCTTGCTCTCCTTGGTATGGCTGGTTTCTTCTTCTGGAAGAAACGTCAAAACCAGCAGAACCTTCCACGCGGGAACATGGACGATATGTCACCACCCATGGCTACTAGGGATCGCAGTTATCCCGCGCCTGATCAAGGATCAATCGGTGAGAAGCACGGTTACGATCTTGAACTCATGTCCCATCGGTACGAGGATATGCTACCCCGGGAGGAACCACGACACATGGTTTAA
- a CDS encoding hypothetical protein (BUSCO:39479at5125) — MSLRLAAQRLAVSELHSTARTVHPVSKTPVPVLSATIGPTVQRRHKWASNLFKGWGKPRNKNAETVASLDPTSQLDNPKSREEYLQKSMYSGVEDNIFQEEIETASPEAAAPGTPEVEQKTKENMAMVVDPDPRSRVRWQRKKVIQMVRRNGRLTKDERIQMTERQLLHKSEFMPTSVKKLVMLARQIAGKPVDDAILQMKWSKKKMAAEIGYYLEEARDLAVAQRGMGLGKFNDEILKTPKKIQTIDGKWLEIEDPTRMYIAQSWVGRGPWRGKRIDYKGRGRMGIIRHPSTSLTVLLKEEKSRIREYDERVAKKNKKGPWVHLPNRPVYGQRPYYSW; from the exons ATGAGCCTCCGATTAGCTGCCCAGAGGCTGGCAGTGTCAG AGCTTCACTCTACAGCAAGGACTGTGCACCCAGTATCCAAAACACCAGTCCCCGTTCTCTCTGCAACCATCGGACCTACAGTTCAGCGACGACACAAATGGGCCTCCAATCTCTTCAAGGGATGGGGCAAGCCCCGAAATAAGAATGCCGAGACGGTGGCTTCCCTGGATCCTACATCCCAGCTCGACAACCCAAAGAGCCGTGAGGAATATCTTCAAAAGAGCATGTACAGTGGTGTGGAGGACAACATTTTCCAGGAAGAAATCGAGACCGCAAGTCCAGAAGCCGCTGCTCCTGGCACTCCCGAGGTTGAGCAGAAGACGAAGGAGAACATGGCTATGGTGGTGGACCCTGATCCTCGAAGCCGAGTCCGCTGGCAGCGAAAGAAGGTTATTCAAATGGTCCGTCGTAACGGTCGCTTGACCAAAGACGAGCGTATCCAAATGACAGAGAGACAACTCTTGCACAAGAGCGAGTTCATGCCCACAAGTGTCAAGAAGCTTGTCATGTTGGCCCGCCAGATCGCTGGCAAGCCCGTTGATGATGCTATCCTGCAGATGAAGTggtccaagaagaagatggcagcTGAGATTGGATACTACCTTGAAGAGGCTCGCGATCTGGCTGTTGCTCAACGTGGTATGGGACTTGGAAAGTTCAATGACGAGATCTTAAAAACCCCGAAAAAGATCCAAACTATCGATGGGAAATGGCTCGAGATTGAGGACCCTACACGCATGTATATCGCCCAATCGTGGGTTGGAAGGGGTCCCTGGCGGGGAAAGAGAATTGATTACAAGGGTCGAGGACGCATGGGTATCATTAGACACCCCAGCACAA GTCTAACTGTCTTGCTCAAGGAAGAGAAGTCAAGAATACGAGAGTACGATGAGCGCGTGGctaagaagaacaagaagggaCCCTGGGTACATCTGCCTAATCGACCTGTATATGGACAAAGACCATACTATTCGTGGTAA
- a CDS encoding hypothetical protein (TransMembrane:1 (i14-36o)), giving the protein MAVRPITGMLRRNLVLDLSIALGSGFVMANFFWYGFHMPRTNARDNYYIKLEEERAAQKNE; this is encoded by the exons ATGGCCGTCCGACCCATCACCGGT ATGCTCCGACGAAACCTCGTCCTGGATCTCAGCATCGCTCTCG GCTCCGGCTTCGTCATGGCCAACTTCTTCTG GTACGGCTTCCACATGCCCCGAACCAACGCCCGCGACAACTACTACATCAAACTCGAGGAGGAGCGAGCTGCTCAGAAGAACGAGTAA
- a CDS encoding hypothetical protein (BUSCO:24624at5125), translated as MSSQQTEFFKDNLPDQGEVTTPDSVPSSPELGSSSSSDSIASLGSPASPLSPAVSQPVADSFVFAFDIDGVLVRGGRAIPEALQAMKVLNGDNEYGIQVPHIFLTNGGGKTEEERCNDLSGQLQCDIKPGQFICGHTPMREMAEKYGTVLVVGGEGEKCRHVAEGYGFKDVVTPGDIIKHNAATTPFRKLTPEEHRNSRERDFTDVVIDAVFVFADSRDWAGDIQIMLDVAMSKGGRLGTRSETNNEGPPFYFSHNDVVWSAAHEHVRLGMGALRRMFEVTFEDLTGGNGVLHTHAFGKPQVSTFEFASRLMGQWRQTEHGLVAPPDTVYFVGDTPESDIRGTNAVNKVADNDWYSILVKTGVYQDGTEPAYKPRVTVENVLDAVNHGIKREMDKKAAKGQMTKPTLIPESGITEIAVDMDGITI; from the exons ATGTCTTCACAacagaccgagttcttcaagGACAACCTCCCTGACCAAGGCGAGGTCACCACCCCCGACTCTGTACCCAGCTCTCCTGAGCTTGgaagctccagctccagtgACAGCATTGCTAGCCTTGGATCTCCCGCCTCTCCTCTATCCCCTGCTGTTTCCCAGCCCGTGGCCGACTCCtttgtctttgcttttgaCATCGACGGTGTCCTTGTCCGCGGGGGACGAGCCATTCCTGAGGCCCTTCAGGCCATGAAGGTTCTCAATGGCGACAATGAATATGGCATTCAAGT ACCTCATATCTTCCTTACCAACGGTGGTGGTAAGACTGAAGAGGAGCGATGCAATGATCTCTCCGGTCAGCTCCAATGTGACATTAAGCCTGGCCAATTTATCTGCGGTCACACTCCCATGAGGGAGATGGCTGAGAAGTACGGCACCGTTCTTGTTGTCGGCGGCGAGGGCGAGAAGTGTCGGCACGTTGCCGAGGGCTATGGCTTCAAAGATGTTGTAACTCCTGGCGACATTATCAAGCACAACGCTGCCACAACTCCTTTCCGCAAGCTTACTCCTGAGGAGCACCGTAACTCACGTGAGCGAGACTTCACAGACGTTGTGATTGACGCTGTGTTTGTCTTCGCCGACTCTCGCGACTGGGCTGGCGACATTCAGATTATGCTAGATGTTGCCATGTCAAAGGGTGGCCGTCTCGGCACCCGCAGCGAGACTAACAATGAGGGTCCTCCTTTCTACTTCTCCCACAATGACGTTGTCTGGTCTGCTGCCCACGAACATGTTCGTCTTGGCATGGGCGCCCTTCGCCGTATGTTCGAAGTTACCTTTGAGGACCTTACTGGCGGTAATGGCGTTCTGCATACCCATGCATTCGGCAAGCCCCAGGTCTCTACTTTCGAGTTTGCTTCACGTTTAATGGGTCAGTGGCGCCAGACTGAACATGGTCTCGTCGCTCCTCCTGACACAGTCTACTTCGTTGGCGACACTCCTGAGAGCGACATCCGTGGTACCAATGCTGTGAACAAGGTCGCCGACAATGATTGGTACAGCATTCTTGTCAAGACCGGTGTGTACCAAGACGGCACTGAACCTGCCTACAAGCCTCGCGTCACTGTCGAAAATGTTCTCGATGCTGTTAACCACGGTATTAAGCGCGAAATGGACAAGAAAGCCGCCAAAGGCCAAATGACCAAGCCTACCCTCATTCCCGAGTCCGGTATCACCGAGATCGCTGTTGATATGGATGGTATCACCATCTAA
- a CDS encoding hypothetical protein (BUSCO:46195at5125) encodes MLMPAGLLANKTAIITGGTTGIGRAICLEFLRQGANVVVNHLGLEKDQTHLESLIAEADDIRNASSTAGHLEHQAGDVRDPATATELVKKAVEHSPKKRLDVCVSNAGICTFADFLTLEPDLLHSTVRTNLDGAFYVTQAAARQMALHQEPKGGSIIGVSSISALVGGGQQTHYTPTKAGVLSLMQSTACALGQHGIRCNALLPGTIRTQLNDADLADDTKRTYMEGRIPLGRTGSPSDMAGPAVFLACPELSGYVTGAQLLVDGGLFVNLQ; translated from the coding sequence ATGTTGATGCCAGCAGGTCTTCTCGCCAATAAGACTGCCATCATTACCGGCGGCACAACGGGCATTGGTCGTGCTATCTGCCTCGAGTTTCTACGTCAAGGTGCTAATGTTGTGGTAAACCACTTGGGCCTTGAAAAAGACCAGACTCACCTCGAGTCACTCATCGCCGAGGCCGATGATATCCGAAACGCATCATCCACTGCCGGGCACCTCGAGCACCAAGCAGGCGATGTTCGTGACCCAGCGACAGCAACAGAATTAGTCAAGAAAGCCGTCGAGCACTCCCCCAAGAAGCGACTTGACGTTTGCGTGTCCAATGCCGGCATCTGCACATTTGCTGATTTTCTCACACTCGAGCCAGATTTGCTTCACTCAACGGTGCGAACGAACCTGGATGGTGCCTTTTACGTGACTCAAGCTGCTGCAAGGCAAATGGCTCTTCACCAAGAGCCCAAGGGAGGAAGCATCATCGGCGTCTCTTCCATCTCGGCCCTTGTCGGTGGTGGACAGCAGACACACTATACACCCACAAAAGCAGGTGTCTTGAGCTTGATGCAGAGCACAGCGTGCGCCCTGGGACAACACGGTATTCGGTGCAATGCGCTTCTCCCAGGCACCATCCGTACGCAGCTCAACGATGCAGACCTGGCTGATGATACAAAGAGAACTTATATGGAAGGCCGTATCCCTCTGGGACGTACTGGTTCGCCGTCCGATATGGCCGGCCCGGCCGTCTTTCTGGCGTGTCCAGAGTTGAGTGGATATGTGACAGGTGCGCAGCTTCTAGTCGACGGTGGTCTGTTCGTCAATCTTCAGTGA